The following are encoded together in the Daucus carota subsp. sativus chromosome 5, DH1 v3.0, whole genome shotgun sequence genome:
- the LOC108222860 gene encoding CBL-interacting serine/threonine-protein kinase 6, whose protein sequence is MQEAKKSSVLHGKYELGRLLGIGNFAKVYQSRNILSGELVAMKVVSKEKLIQAGMTEQLKREICVMKMVNHPNIVKIHEVMASKTKIYIAMEYIRGGELFAKISKGRLREEMARTYFQQLISAVDFCHSRGVYHRDLKPENLLLDEKGNLKVSDFGLSALSDHLKKDGLFHTTCGTPAYVAPEVIGKKGYEGAKADLWSCGVILFALLAGYLPFQDTNIMALYKKIYRGDFKCPSWFSSDARKILKRLLDPNPITRITTSELMQTVWFKGKTCVMKGRDETAKEKDNVDQNNNNVETMNAFHIISLSEGFDLSRLFEEKKRKDDNGGRFGTVMPASSVISRLEEVAKATQFSVKKSESRVRLQGMECGRKGKLAVAAEMFAVTSAFMVVEVRKDGGDTLEYDQFWSKKLRPALGDIIWNGEKSIAIESLE, encoded by the coding sequence ATGCAAGAGGCTAAGAAATCCAGTGTGCTGCACGGGAAATACGAGCTTGGGCGTCTTCTTGGAATTGGAAACTTTGCGAAAGTTTACCAGTCGAGAAATATTTTATCGGGAGAGCTTGTGGCCATGAAAGTTGTTTCGAAGGAGAAGCTTATTCAAGCGGGAATGACAGAGCAATTGAAGCGTGAAATATGTGTCATGAAAATGGTGAATCATCCGAACATTGTAAAGATTCATGAAGTTATGGCGAGCAAAACCAAGATCTACATAGCCATGGAGTACATACGGGGTGGAGAACTATTTGCGAAGATATCCAAAGGCCGGTTAAGGGAAGAAATGGCGCGTACTTACTTTCAACAGCTCATCTCTGCGGTTGATTTTTGTCACAGTCGAGGTGTTTACCATCGTGACTTGAAGCCCGAGAATCTTCTGCTAGACGAGAAGGGGAATCTTAAGGTATCTGATTTCGGGTTGTCAGCATTGTCAGATCATTTGAAGAAGGACGGTCTTTTTCACACGACCTGTGGAACTCCAGCGTATGTTGCGCCAGAGGTTATTGGGAAGAAAGGATACGAGGGAGCTAAGGCTGATCTATGGTCATGCGGGGTCATATTATTCGCGTTACTTGCCGGGTATTTGCCATTTCAGGACACCAATATAATGGCCCTGTATAAGAAAATATATCGAGGGGACTTCAAGTGCCCCTCTTGGTTCTCCTCGGATGCCCGGAAGATATTAAAAAGATTGCTCGACCCCAATCCGATCACCCGGATCACAACGTCGGAGCTCATGCAAACAGTTTGGTTCAAGGGGAAAACTTGTGTTATGAAAGGCAGAGATGAAACAGCTAAAGAGAAAGATAATGTTGATCAGAACAACAATAATGTTGAGACGATGAATGCATTTCATATAATATCGTTATCAGAAGGCTTTGATCTGTCACGGTTGTTTGaagagaagaagaggaaagatgATAACGGGGGGAGGTTCGGGACAGTGATGCCTGCGAGTAGTGTGATATCGCGGCTTGAGGAGGTGGCAAAGGCGACGCAGTTTAGTGTGAAGAAGAGCGAGTCGAGGGTGAGATTACAGGGGATGGAGTGTGGAAGGAAAGGGAAGTTGGCCGTGGCGGCAGAGATGTTTGCGGTGACATCCGCCTTTATGGTGGTTGAGGTAAGGAAAGACGGCGGTGACACATTGGAGTATGATCAGTTTTGGAGTAAGAAACTCCGGCCGGCGCTTGGTGATATTATTTGGAACGGCGAGAAGTCAATAGCTATTGAATCTCTAGAATGA
- the LOC108220707 gene encoding probable WRKY transcription factor 40: protein MEYSSTFDVDTSLDLNAKPLQLFRDTPKQEVQTSFIDFGRRTSVKEENNGALVEELNRVNTENKKLTEMLTVMCENYNTLRNNLMDYMSKNPEPAADNNATKKRKSAERSSTTTSCMIKNNASSTKNNDNSESCSTDEDHNSTKKPKEEHVKAKISRVYFRSEASDTTGLIVKDGYQWRKYGQKVTRDNPSPRAYFKCSYAPTCPVKKKVQRSIDDQSILVATYEGEHNHPHPAKVEANDSSSNRSAALASFPCSTSLNLSAPAVTLDSRKTKSKPLNEDAIRRSSSTKTDSPEFQQFLVDQMASSLTKDPSFKAALAAAISGKILQQNQAAKE from the exons ATGGAATATTCAAGTACTTTTGATGTTGATACTTCTTTGGATCTCAATGCCAAGCCTCTTCAGCTCTTCCGCGATACTCCG AAACAGGAAGTGCAAACCAGTTTCATTGATTTTGGAAGGAGGACTTCTGTGAAAGAAGAG AATAACGGAGCTTTGGTAGAGGAGCTCAATAGGGTGAAcacagaaaacaaaaaattaaccgAAATGTTAACTGTCATGTGTGAGAATTACAACACTCTGAGAAACAATTTGATGGATTACATGAGCAAGAACCCTGAACCCGCTGCTGATAATAACGCGACAAAGAAGAGAAAAAGTGCAGAACGCAGCAGCACGACGACTTCTTGCATGATCAAGAACAATGCTAGCAGTACAAAAAACAATGACAATTCAGAGagttgttcaactgatgaagatcataATTCGACGAAAAAACCAAAAGAAGAACACGTCAAGGCCAAGATCTCCAGGGTCTACTTCCGAAGTGAAGCATCTGATACCACAGGCTTGATTGTAAAAGATGGATATCAATGGAGAAAATACGGCCAGAAAGTTACCAGAGATAATCCTTCTCCTCGGGCTTACTTCAAATGCTCGTATGCTCCTACTTGTCCCGTAAAAAAGAAG GTTCAGAGGAGTATCGATGATCAATCTATACTGGTTGCAACGTACGAAGGGGAGCACAACCATCCACACCCTGCAAAAGTTGAGGCCAATGATTCGAGCTCCAACCGAAGTGCTGCATTAGCCTCATTTCCTTGCTCAACTTCGCTCAATTTATCAGCACCTGCAGTTACTCTTGACTCCAGAAAAACTAAATCCAAGCCCTtaaatgaagatgccatcagAAGATCTAGTTCCACGAAAACCGATTCTCCAGAGTTCCAACAGTTCTTGGTAGATCAAATGGCTTCGAGCTTGACAAAAGACCCGAGTTTCAAAGCAGCACTCGCAGCTGCAATATCAGGGAAAATTCTCCAGCAAAACCAGGCAGCAAAAGAGTAG
- the LOC108220375 gene encoding uncharacterized protein LOC108220375, which produces MNLAESESLRPVLGPAGNTARSVAEARKPVAKQPTRMDKKSPTLSEISEVKGKKSPTLSPDSKLMPSILRKQRGGDKVFRPSLSMNASCSSDASTDSCRSRASTGRIVRRSVPNLRRQSAPRIGGSEGGNVDSLEAVESSFDGSLMKKRCAWVTPNCDPCYAAFHDEEWGVPVHDDRKLFELLSLSTALAELTWPAILNKRHMFRDVFRDFDPVEVAKLNEKKITAAGSSATSLLSELKLRVIIENARQMCRVIEEFGSFDQYIWGFVNHKPTVGHFRYPRQVPIKTSKADAISKDLVKRGFRGVGPTVVYSFMQVAGITNDHLISCFRFQDCISAECAREKDDSVKDKSEGKRTEDEMDLGVAADISSLSLSRD; this is translated from the exons ATGAATTTAGCCGAATCGGAGTCGCTCCGGCCGGTTCTCGGTCCTGCCGGAAACACCGCCAGATCGGTCGCCGAGGCGCGCAAACCGGTCGCTAAGCAACCCACCAGAATGGACAAGAAGTCTCCGACATTGTCGGAGATCAGTGAAGTTAAGGGGAAGAAGTCTCCGACATTGTCGCCGGACTCGAAGCTGATGCCTTCGATTCTGAGGAAGCAGCGGGGAGGGGATAAGGTGTTCAGGCCGAGTTTGTCGATGAATGCGTCGTGCTCGTCGGATGCTTCGACTGATTCGTGTCGGAGTCGAGCCTCGACTGGGAGGATTGTGAGGAGGAGTGTGCCGAATTTGAGGAGGCAGTCTGCTCCGAGGATCGGTGGGAGTGAGGGAGGCAATGTGGATTCCCTCGAAGCGGTTGAGAGCTCGTTTGATGGTTCATTGATGAAGAAACGGTGTGCTTGGGTCACTCCAAATTGCG ATCCTTGTTACGCTGCTTTCCACGACGAAGAATGGGGGGTTCCAGTTCACGATGACAG GAAGCTTTTTGAACTGCTGAGCTTATCAACTGCTCTGGCAGAACTTACCTGGCCTGCCATTCTCAataaaaggcatatgtttag AGACGTCTTTCGGGATTTTGACCCTGTTGAAGTTGCTAAATTAAATGAGAAGAAAATCACAGCAGCAGGAAGCTCAGCCACTTCTCTTCTCTCTGAGTTGAAGCTAAGAGTAATTATTGAAAATGCACGTCAAATGTGCAGG GTAATTGAAGAATTTGGATCTTTTGATCAATACATATGGGGCTTTGTAAACCATAAACCTACAGTTGGTCACTTCCGCTACCCCAGGCAAGTCCCCATAAAGACATCAAAAGCAGATGCAATAAGCAAGGACCTGGTGAAAAGAGGGTTTCGAGGTGTCGGTCCAACAGTGGTGTACTCATTTATGCAAGTGGCTGGGATAACAAATGACCATCTAATCAGTTGCTTCAGATTCCAGGATTGCATTAGTGCAGAATGTGCAAGAGAGAAGGATGACAGTGTCAAGGATAAATCTGAAGGGAAACGGACAGAAGATGAAATGGACCTAGGTGTAGCAGCAGATATTAGTAGCTTGAGTTTATCGCGGGATTAG
- the LOC108221151 gene encoding uncharacterized protein LOC108221151, with translation MGFSHWWVHLVLKCVTTVDYLITHGEHVMVLIHPTRGLRQGDPLSSYLFIICAEGLSALVKKYESQKYIHGIKICRRAPTITHMFFADDSNLFCKADSSEAMKLLNLLGTYEKASGQQVNKAKSSIFYSSNVLSSNRELICHTLQMTEANDNSTYLGLPNIIRRNKSGLLGYLKDKVNMRIHSWDAKFISRAGKEILVKQVAQTLPSYAMDVFLLPLDITRSIEKALTKYLWHSVQESKSKLNWSVGIDCQNTNMRADNPFITSAPEPLQNQTVASLLCTNTKEWDRAVVIDVLNEIDQAYVLNIPLSASNHVDSFFWHLEESGIYSVKSAYRLLQTQKGAWHAEENDKIWTIQWSIQAPPKSLNLVWRALSDCLPTLSQLQLKRVPVHNLCPNCQMEVETILHSLVFCPCARECWLMLFPGLQLPTLSCFKSWMLYIFSKVEKNKYAEIIVLCWSIWRSRNELVWNQKSTTRTRTVAAAMQYLTQWKITQSRSFVTPLQPYVE, from the exons ATGGGTTTCTCGCATTGGTGGGTTCACTTAGTTCTTAAATGTGTTACCACAGTTGATTACTTGATCACCCATGGAGAGCATGTAATGGTACTCATTCATCCAACTAGAGGACTCCGACAGGGTGATCCATTATCATCCTATTTATTCATAATTTGTGCTGAAGGTCTTTCTGCGTTGGTGAAAAAGTATGAGTCTCAGAAGTATATTCATGGCATTAAAATCTGTAGGAGGGCACCTACTATCACTCATATGTTTTTCGCTGATGATTCTAACCTCTTTTGTAAGGCAGATTCTAGTGAAGCTATGAAGTTGTTAAATTTGCTAGGGACTTATGAGAAAGCTTCTGGACAACAAGTAAATAAAGCGAAGTCTTCAATTTTTTACAGCTCCAATGTATTAAGCTCTAACAGGGAGTTGATCTGCCACACATTACAGATGACAGAAGCGAATGATAACTCCACATATCTTGGACTGCCAAATATTATTAGAAGAAATAAGTCGGGTTTGCTGGGTTATTTAAAGGACAAGGTTAATATGAGAATTCACAGTTGGGATGCAAAGTTTATTTCCAGAGCTGGCAAGGAAATTCTGGTGAAACAAGTAGCTCAGACTCTACCTTCTTATGCCATGGACgtttttcttcttcctttggaTATCACGAGGAGTATTGAAAAGGCTCTTACGAAATATTTGTGGCATTCTGTCCAGGAAAGCAAGTCCAAATTAAATTGGAGTGTTGGGATCGATTGTCAAAACACAAACATGCGGGCG GACAACCCATTTATTACCTCAGCACCTGAACCTTTACAAAATCAAACGGTGGCTTCTCTCCTCTGCACTAATACAAAAGAATGGGATAGAGCAGTGGTGATAGATGTGTTAAATGAGATAGACCAGGCTTATGTGCTAAATATTCCTCTTTCAGCCTCCAATCATGTTGACTCTTTCTTCTGGCACTTGGAGGAGTCAGGTATATACTCAGTTAAATCAGCATATAGGTTGTTACAGACGCAGAAGGGTGCTTGGCATGCGGAGGAGAATGATAAAATCTGGACAATTCAATGGAGCATTCAAGCACCGCCTAAATCTTTAAATTTGGTCTGGAGAGCGTTATCAGATTGCCTCCCAACTCTGTCTCAACTTCAACTTAAACGTGTTCCGGTTCATAATTTATGTCCTAACTGTCAAATGGAAGTTGAGACCATTCTGCATAGCTTAGTGTTCTGTCCGTGTGCTCGAGAATGTTGGCTGATGTTATTCCCAGGTTTACAGCTTCCGACACTCTCTTGTTTTAAATCATGGATGCTATATATCTTCTCTAAAGTTGAGAAAAACAAGTATGCTGAGATCATAGTTTTATGTTGGTCCATCTGGAGATCAAGGAATGAGCTTGTTTGGAACCAAAAGTCTACGACGAGAACCAGAACAGTTGCAGCAGCAATGCAGTATCTTACACAATGGAAAATAACCCAGTCCCGGTCTTTTGTGACTCCTCTTCAACCTTATGTAGAATGA
- the LOC108221152 gene encoding F-box/kelch-repeat protein At1g57790-like, with amino-acid sequence MNINRKTGEHLIYAVKMKRCRREAKDEEKRSPKSMKQCSTESTSPLSWSDLDPNLVGEIKKKLYNWADYIRFSSVCKSWQAAEHETRAADVLPWLMVVDRPDISKINCYLFEPSAPHLRPVVSHTIELDQFFDISSLDIRFSIIYVDGCLFMSMFNKQATCSSFVCLSLPSKKVCAIPRLHHPQVYRASGCQMFRGVSTSPACADCVFIALHITDDYKRSVSIFRHGDTDWTTTEFVGGWFGVPCAEDVVFINGVFYFLLWGGRLGSYDTATGELECHHLECEIELRSHKFFGLDGELMVKFWDINTRTTCIRRFDWSHHVWAPLQNLGNQSLFLSRRSVYADKLNYYGVSANKIYVRQGRSCDVYSLENGQLLYCSSSGLRNWDGLDYNMDYSVWVEPFDLLPK; translated from the coding sequence ATGAATATAAATAGAAAGACCGGGGAGCACCTGATTTATGCGGTGAAGATGAAGAGGTGCCGAAGAGAAGCAAAAGATGAGGAAAAGAGGAGCCCAAAATCTATGAAGCAGTGTTCAACTGAATCCACCAGTCCTTTATCATGGTCAGATCTTGATCCCAATTTGGTGGGGGAAATAAAAAAGAAGCTTTATAATTGGGCCGATTATATTCGATTCAGCAGTGTTTGCAAGAGCTGGCAAGCTGCTGAGCACGAAACAAGAGCCGCTGATGTTTTGCCGTGGTTAATGGTGGTGGATCGCCCGGATATTAGTAAGATCAATTGTTATCTCTTTGAGCCTTCAGCCCCTCATTTAAGACCTGTTGTTTCCCACACTATTGAGCTTGATCAATTTTTCGACATTTCGAGTCTCGATATTCGGTTTAGTATTATCTATGTAGATGGGTGTTTGTTTATGTCTATGTTCAACAAACAAGCTACTTGCTCTTCATTCGTATGCTTGTCGCTTCCGTCGAAAAAGGTCTGCGCAATCCCTCGGCTTCACCATCCTCAGGTTTACAGGGCCTCTGGTTGTCAGATGTTCAGAGGTGTTTCCACCAGCCCTGCTTGTGCTGATTGTGTTTTTATAGCTTTGCATATAACGGATGATTATAAACGCTCTGTTAGTATTTTTCGACATGGTGATACAGACTGGACGACGACTGAATTTGTTGGAGGTTGGTTTGGTGTTCCGTGTGCTGAGGATGTTGTCTTTATAAATGGGGTTTTCTATTTCCTGTTGTGGGGTGGACGGCTTGGATCCTATGACACGGCGACTGGGGAGCTAGAGTGCCATCATTTAGAATGTGAAATTGAGTTACGGTCTCATAAATTCTTTGGGTTAGACGGGGAGCTCATGGTCAAGTTTTGGGATATAAACACGCGTACAACTTGCATTAGAAGGTTTGATTGGTCTCACCATGTTTGGGCTCCTCTTCAAAATTTGGGAAACCAATCTTTGTTTCTCAGCAGACGCTCTGTTTATGCTGATAAACTAAATTATTATGGAGTTTCAGCCAACAAGATCTATGTTCGACAAGGTAGGAGCTGCGATGTGTATTCCTTAGAGAACGGCCAACTGTTATACTGTTCTTCATCTGGACTCAGAAACTGGGATGGTCTTGATTATAATATGGATTATTCTGTGTGGGTTGAACCTTTTGATCTTCTTCCAAAATAG
- the LOC108223064 gene encoding uncharacterized protein LOC108223064 isoform X2: MKDTQYGGSKTHNTVADRRQDQKPLLAKQGEGSKKHISVVDRPWREDHKLNFAQKGAGSHIKDSEYGSKTHNTVADRRQDQKPLLAKQGEGSKKHISVVDRPRREEHKLNLAQKGAGSHIKDSGYGSKKQIQETVRSTKEEGSFSEKQGKGPQIKEDKQGRQGHSDECDKDSMRAKKNQIFIYAEESGKCAEVYNLHRSTVEDMIVCCECKMEVERVWVYLTVKGVPTSKVHGGLEQMQRDEAFHRFKDGNVHVLIITPKLLKLLRGLPNKFELQLVNYDLPVDYGEYKNRMLIAEKVVTFLNQESPRSSLSKLLVDKELDVPDLVQMKLEECRAEIVWGIKPEKEIWDH, from the exons ATGAAGGATACACAATATGGTG GAAGCAAGACGCATAATACTGTGGCTGATAGGAGGCAGGATCAGAAGCCCCTCCTCGCAAAGCAGGGCGAAG GAAGCAAGAAGCATATCTCTGTGGTTGATAGGCCTTGGAGGGAGGATCATAAACTAAACTTTGCACAAAAGGGGGCTGGAAGTCACATTAAGGATTCTGAATATG GAAGCAAGACGCATAATACTGTGGCTGATAGGAGGCAGGATCAGAAGCCCCTCCTTGCAAAGCAGGGCGAAG GAAGCAAGAAGCATATCTCTGTGGTTGATAGGCCTCGGAGGGAGGAGCATAAACTAAACCTTGCACAAAAAGGGGCTGGAAGTCACATTAAGGATTCTGGATATG GAAGCAAAAAGCAGATCCAGGAGACTGTTAGGTCTACCAAGGAGGAGGGTTCATTCTCAGAAAAACAAGGAAAGGGCCCTCAGATTAAGGAAGACAAACAGGGAAGACAAGGACACTCAGATGAATGTGACAAGGACAGTATGCGGGCTAAAAAGAACCAGATATTCATATATGCTGAAGAGTCGGGAAAGTGTGCTGAGGTGTATAACCTGCACCGATCAACTGTGGAGGACATGATCGTATGCTGTGAATGCAAGATGGAAGTTGAGCGAGTATGGGTGTATCTTACAGTGAAAGGTGTTCCTACAAGTAAAGTTCATGGAGGTCTAGAACAGATGCAGAGAGATGAAGCATTCCACAGGTTTAAAGACGGGAATGTCCATGTGCTGATAATCACCCCAAAGCTGTTAAAGTTGTTAAGAGGTCTGCCCAACAAGTTTGAGTTGCAGTTGGTGAATTATGACCTTCCAGTTGACTATGGGGAGTACAAAAACCGCATGTTGATAGCAGAGAAAGTTGTAACTTTCCTAAACCAGGAATCACCTAGAAGCTCTCTGTCAAAGCTTCTAGTTGATAAGGAGCTTGACGTCCCTGATCTTGTGCAAATGAAACTAGAAGAATGTCGCGCGGAGATTGTATGGGGTATTAAACCGGAGAAAGAAATATGGGATCATTAG
- the LOC108223064 gene encoding uncharacterized protein LOC108223064 isoform X1 — translation MGSNKKIFVADRSWREEDNSIFAKQENETYMKDTQYGGSKTHNTVADRRQDQKPLLAKQGEGSKKHISVVDRPWREDHKLNFAQKGAGSHIKDSEYGSKTHNTVADRRQDQKPLLAKQGEGSKKHISVVDRPRREEHKLNLAQKGAGSHIKDSGYGSKKQIQETVRSTKEEGSFSEKQGKGPQIKEDKQGRQGHSDECDKDSMRAKKNQIFIYAEESGKCAEVYNLHRSTVEDMIVCCECKMEVERVWVYLTVKGVPTSKVHGGLEQMQRDEAFHRFKDGNVHVLIITPKLLKLLRGLPNKFELQLVNYDLPVDYGEYKNRMLIAEKVVTFLNQESPRSSLSKLLVDKELDVPDLVQMKLEECRAEIVWGIKPEKEIWDH, via the exons ATGG GAAGCAACAAGAAGATCTTTGTGGCTGATAGGTCTTGGAGGGAGGAGGACAATTCGATCTTCGCAAAACAGGAAAATGAAACTTACATGAAGGATACACAATATGGTG GAAGCAAGACGCATAATACTGTGGCTGATAGGAGGCAGGATCAGAAGCCCCTCCTCGCAAAGCAGGGCGAAG GAAGCAAGAAGCATATCTCTGTGGTTGATAGGCCTTGGAGGGAGGATCATAAACTAAACTTTGCACAAAAGGGGGCTGGAAGTCACATTAAGGATTCTGAATATG GAAGCAAGACGCATAATACTGTGGCTGATAGGAGGCAGGATCAGAAGCCCCTCCTTGCAAAGCAGGGCGAAG GAAGCAAGAAGCATATCTCTGTGGTTGATAGGCCTCGGAGGGAGGAGCATAAACTAAACCTTGCACAAAAAGGGGCTGGAAGTCACATTAAGGATTCTGGATATG GAAGCAAAAAGCAGATCCAGGAGACTGTTAGGTCTACCAAGGAGGAGGGTTCATTCTCAGAAAAACAAGGAAAGGGCCCTCAGATTAAGGAAGACAAACAGGGAAGACAAGGACACTCAGATGAATGTGACAAGGACAGTATGCGGGCTAAAAAGAACCAGATATTCATATATGCTGAAGAGTCGGGAAAGTGTGCTGAGGTGTATAACCTGCACCGATCAACTGTGGAGGACATGATCGTATGCTGTGAATGCAAGATGGAAGTTGAGCGAGTATGGGTGTATCTTACAGTGAAAGGTGTTCCTACAAGTAAAGTTCATGGAGGTCTAGAACAGATGCAGAGAGATGAAGCATTCCACAGGTTTAAAGACGGGAATGTCCATGTGCTGATAATCACCCCAAAGCTGTTAAAGTTGTTAAGAGGTCTGCCCAACAAGTTTGAGTTGCAGTTGGTGAATTATGACCTTCCAGTTGACTATGGGGAGTACAAAAACCGCATGTTGATAGCAGAGAAAGTTGTAACTTTCCTAAACCAGGAATCACCTAGAAGCTCTCTGTCAAAGCTTCTAGTTGATAAGGAGCTTGACGTCCCTGATCTTGTGCAAATGAAACTAGAAGAATGTCGCGCGGAGATTGTATGGGGTATTAAACCGGAGAAAGAAATATGGGATCATTAG